The Roseovarius indicus genome has a segment encoding these proteins:
- a CDS encoding (2Fe-2S)-binding protein produces the protein MSMIHVTTTINGVAQEYLCEPDETLLDVLRDRLGMTGSKEGCGTGDCGACSVTVDDRLVCSCLMLGAEAEGRKVETIEGMAEGETLHPLQRKFIEHAALQCGICTPGILVAAKSLLENNPNPTEEEARYWLAGNLCRCTGYDKIIRAVMAAAEEMREAS, from the coding sequence ATGAGCATGATCCACGTCACCACCACCATCAACGGCGTTGCGCAGGAATACCTTTGCGAGCCGGACGAGACGCTGCTGGATGTTCTGCGCGACCGGCTGGGGATGACCGGCTCGAAGGAAGGCTGCGGCACGGGCGATTGCGGGGCCTGTTCGGTCACCGTGGACGACCGGCTTGTTTGTTCCTGCCTGATGCTGGGCGCCGAGGCCGAGGGCCGCAAGGTCGAGACGATCGAGGGCATGGCCGAGGGCGAGACGCTGCACCCGCTGCAGCGCAAGTTCATCGAGCACGCGGCCCTGCAATGCGGGATCTGCACGCCGGGCATCCTCGTGGCCGCGAAATCGCTGCTTGAGAACAATCCGAACCCCACCGAGGAGGAGGCGCGCTATTGGCTGGCGGGCAACCTTTGCCGGTGCACCGGGTATGACAAGATCATCCGCGCCGTGATGGCCGCGGCCGAAGAGATGCGGGAGGCTTCGTAA
- a CDS encoding acetoin utilization protein AcuC, which translates to MDQPLFIGSEIYRGSSYGAKHPLSIPRVPTVIDLCQAMGWFAPGQYRRSPRAKPEALRLFHTAAYIRALQKTEAAGEVDETTRERHRLGTLSNPVYPEMFRRPATAAGGSMLAADLLARGGIVYNPGGGTHHGFPDYAAGFCYLNDPVLAIKVFLRQGLSRIAYVDIDAHHCDGVAAAFAGDERVLMISTHEALRWPFTGALGEDEGGNAINLPLPRGTSDDGFALARDEVILPAVEALRPEAIVLQCGADAVAEDPLARLELSNNAHWALLSALMPMAPRLLVLGGGGYNPWSVGRLWSGVWATLNGHEIPARLPEEAEAVLRGLTWSRRARGPTPDHLYTTLRDAPRPGPVCDTLRDRVHVLRGRRTAWA; encoded by the coding sequence ATGGATCAGCCGCTTTTCATCGGGTCGGAGATTTACCGCGGATCGAGTTACGGTGCCAAGCATCCGTTGAGCATTCCGCGGGTGCCGACGGTGATCGACCTGTGCCAGGCGATGGGCTGGTTTGCGCCGGGGCAGTACCGGCGCAGCCCCCGGGCCAAGCCGGAGGCGCTGAGGTTGTTTCATACGGCCGCCTATATCCGGGCTCTCCAGAAGACCGAGGCGGCGGGCGAGGTCGACGAGACGACCCGGGAGCGGCACCGGCTTGGAACGCTCTCGAACCCGGTCTATCCCGAGATGTTCCGGCGGCCCGCGACGGCGGCGGGCGGGTCGATGCTGGCCGCCGACCTGCTGGCGCGGGGCGGGATCGTCTACAACCCCGGCGGCGGCACGCATCACGGGTTTCCGGATTATGCCGCGGGGTTCTGTTACCTCAACGACCCGGTGCTGGCGATCAAGGTGTTCCTGCGGCAGGGGCTTTCCCGGATCGCCTATGTCGATATCGATGCGCATCATTGTGACGGGGTGGCGGCGGCCTTCGCGGGGGATGAGCGGGTCTTGATGATCTCGACCCACGAGGCGCTGCGCTGGCCCTTCACCGGGGCGCTGGGCGAGGACGAGGGCGGGAATGCCATAAACCTGCCCCTGCCGCGTGGCACCAGCGACGACGGGTTCGCGCTGGCCCGCGACGAGGTGATCCTGCCCGCGGTAGAGGCGCTGCGGCCCGAGGCGATCGTGCTGCAATGCGGGGCGGATGCGGTGGCCGAGGACCCGCTGGCGCGGCTGGAGTTGTCGAACAACGCGCATTGGGCGTTGCTGTCGGCCCTGATGCCGATGGCGCCGCGACTGTTGGTGCTGGGCGGCGGGGGCTACAACCCGTGGAGCGTGGGACGTCTTTGGTCGGGCGTCTGGGCGACGCTGAACGGGCACGAGATTCCGGCCCGGCTGCCGGAGGAGGCGGAGGCGGTACTGCGCGGTCTGACCTGGTCCCGTCGCGCCCGTGGGCCGACGCCGGACCACCTTTACACCACGTTGCGCGATGCGCCGCGGCCGGGCCCGGTTTGCGATACGCTGCGTGACCGGGTGCACGTGTTGCGGGGGCGACGGACGGCGTGGGCCTGA
- a CDS encoding MoaD/ThiS family protein: MVQVRIWGSLASATDDQTEVEIEASTLRELLDGLAEKYPGLKPQLDRGVSVAIDGKVYNDSWFTPIQPDSEVVLLARLRGG, translated from the coding sequence ATGGTACAGGTCCGGATCTGGGGATCGCTGGCGTCGGCGACCGACGATCAGACCGAGGTCGAGATCGAGGCGAGCACGCTGCGAGAGCTGCTGGACGGGCTGGCGGAGAAATACCCCGGCTTGAAGCCGCAGCTTGATCGGGGCGTGTCGGTCGCCATCGACGGAAAGGTCTATAACGACAGCTGGTTCACGCCGATTCAGCCGGACAGCGAGGTCGTTCTGCTGGCCAGGCTGCGGGGCGGGTGA
- a CDS encoding WcbI family polysaccharide biosynthesis putative acetyltransferase, giving the protein MSEETRGILARTAKTVLPSPVVRFLKRGAGEQTSVAPNVNRGGTYKVLLVSNCARRTYAKVLERLCPTVSVTFYDDRVAIRDRAKFLKDAAASDAVFLMPMRREAAVQDGVDESKIIDLPPFFFSGYHPDTVYMVKPDNKSFTTRFGAYHSSLCYLAHQAGLGVEDTVSLFNEQTYRDMEFFAAWQSSRENLLGAFTGAGLPIDQMFRRWARNGCFMHTVNHPHAHVFVDIAGLAATKLPVERREVDLPVPDALANGAIYPCYPEIAEANGCRGGYYFKPVQSDELMTLTEFVAMCHEAYSQFPHGSLRIRGWRPRKTKIFEDTVLGRFGG; this is encoded by the coding sequence ATGTCCGAAGAAACACGCGGAATTCTGGCCCGCACGGCCAAGACCGTGCTTCCCTCTCCGGTGGTCCGTTTCCTGAAGCGGGGCGCGGGTGAGCAGACGAGCGTTGCGCCGAACGTGAACCGGGGCGGAACCTACAAGGTTCTTCTCGTGTCCAATTGCGCGAGGCGGACCTATGCCAAGGTCCTGGAGCGGTTGTGCCCGACCGTCAGCGTCACCTTCTACGACGATCGGGTCGCAATACGGGATCGGGCGAAATTTTTGAAGGACGCCGCCGCGTCGGATGCCGTGTTCCTAATGCCAATGCGCCGTGAAGCGGCGGTGCAGGACGGTGTCGATGAAAGCAAGATCATCGACCTGCCGCCGTTTTTCTTCTCGGGCTACCACCCGGACACCGTCTACATGGTGAAACCCGACAACAAGTCGTTCACCACGCGGTTCGGAGCCTATCATTCGAGCCTGTGCTACCTTGCGCATCAGGCGGGGCTGGGGGTCGAGGATACGGTTTCGCTCTTCAACGAGCAGACATACCGGGACATGGAGTTCTTTGCCGCGTGGCAGAGCTCGCGGGAGAACCTTCTGGGGGCCTTTACCGGTGCCGGGCTGCCGATCGACCAGATGTTCCGCCGCTGGGCGAGGAACGGGTGTTTCATGCATACGGTCAACCACCCGCACGCGCATGTGTTCGTCGACATTGCTGGGCTGGCAGCCACGAAGCTGCCCGTCGAGCGCCGCGAGGTCGATTTGCCGGTGCCCGATGCGCTGGCCAACGGTGCGATCTACCCGTGTTATCCCGAGATCGCCGAGGCGAATGGCTGTCGGGGCGGTTACTACTTCAAGCCGGTCCAGTCTGACGAGCTCATGACCTTGACCGAATTCGTGGCGATGTGCCACGAGGCCTATTCGCAATTCCCGCACGGGTCGCTGAGGATTCGGGGCTGGCGGCCCCGCAAGACCAAGATCTTCGAAGACACGGTGCTGGGCCGGTTCGGAGGGTAA
- a CDS encoding xanthine dehydrogenase family protein molybdopterin-binding subunit, translating into MALDAKMDGKLDFKVVGTRVNRPDGIDKVTGRARFGADMNAPGMLVGKVLRSPHAHAKIKSIDTSAAEALEGVHAVVTRADFPEVELDEATWDVLDNCMAGEKALYDGHAVAAVAASSESVAKKAMKLIKVEYETLSHVIDVDDAMKADAPALHDGRQVENVPEGMGANVVARYEFGHGDIEAGLAKADKVLERTYKTEATHQGYIEPHACLAQVGNDGQADLWCCTQGQYMVRDTCAAIMGLSQSRLKVTASEIGGGFGGKTTVFIEPVALALAKKSGRPVKMVMSRSEVLRATGPTASSSIDIRMGMTKDGKITAGFAELRYQGGAYPGSPVEMGSMSAFAPYDLENVKTVGWDVVANRPKQAAYRAPGAPMAAFAVESAIDELGKSLGLDPLEVRLKNAAREGTKASYGVTYPAIGLEATLRTAKDHPHWTAPLGENQGRGVACGFWFNFGGNTCVSLNVTPDGTVNVIEGNPDIGGSRASMSMMAAEELGVPYERVRTVIADTASLGLNDVTDGSRVTFAVGLATIEAARAAKREMCKRAAMVWGIDEDAVVWEDGAARPSGPNAGDHDPMTLADIAAIASNTGGPIAGHSEINAEGAGVSFATHMVDTEVDPESGAVKILRYTVFQDAGKAVHPDYVEGQFQGGAVQGIGWALNEAYIYGEDGTLQNPGFLDYRVPVASDLPMIDTVILEIPNPGHPYGVRGVGETSIVPPLAAIANSVSAAAGVRMQDLPMSPPKVLKAIQTG; encoded by the coding sequence ATGGCACTTGACGCGAAGATGGACGGAAAGCTGGACTTCAAGGTTGTCGGGACGCGGGTGAACCGCCCCGACGGCATCGACAAGGTGACGGGCCGCGCGCGGTTCGGGGCGGACATGAACGCGCCGGGTATGCTGGTCGGCAAGGTGCTGCGCAGCCCGCACGCCCATGCGAAGATCAAGTCGATCGACACGTCGGCCGCGGAGGCGCTGGAAGGCGTGCATGCCGTGGTGACCCGGGCCGACTTCCCCGAGGTGGAGCTGGACGAGGCGACCTGGGACGTGCTCGACAACTGCATGGCCGGTGAGAAGGCGCTTTACGACGGTCACGCGGTGGCTGCCGTCGCCGCCTCGTCGGAGAGCGTGGCCAAGAAGGCGATGAAGCTGATCAAGGTCGAGTACGAGACGCTGTCGCATGTCATCGACGTGGACGACGCGATGAAGGCCGATGCGCCGGCGCTGCATGACGGCCGGCAGGTCGAGAACGTGCCCGAGGGCATGGGGGCCAACGTGGTCGCCCGCTACGAGTTCGGTCACGGCGATATCGAGGCCGGACTGGCCAAGGCCGACAAGGTGCTGGAGCGGACCTACAAGACCGAGGCCACGCACCAGGGCTATATCGAGCCCCATGCCTGTCTGGCACAGGTGGGCAATGACGGTCAGGCCGATCTGTGGTGCTGTACGCAGGGCCAGTACATGGTGCGCGATACCTGTGCCGCGATCATGGGCCTGAGCCAGAGCCGGCTGAAGGTGACCGCGTCGGAGATCGGCGGCGGTTTCGGCGGCAAGACCACGGTGTTCATCGAGCCCGTGGCGCTGGCGTTGGCCAAGAAATCCGGCCGACCGGTGAAGATGGTGATGAGCCGGTCGGAAGTCCTGCGGGCGACGGGCCCGACGGCGTCGAGCTCGATCGACATCCGCATGGGCATGACCAAGGACGGCAAGATCACCGCCGGGTTCGCCGAGCTGCGGTACCAGGGCGGCGCCTATCCCGGTTCGCCGGTCGAGATGGGGTCGATGTCTGCTTTCGCGCCCTATGACCTCGAGAACGTCAAGACGGTGGGCTGGGACGTGGTCGCGAACCGCCCGAAACAGGCGGCCTATCGTGCGCCGGGGGCGCCGATGGCGGCCTTTGCCGTGGAAAGCGCCATCGACGAGCTTGGCAAGTCGCTGGGGCTCGATCCGCTGGAGGTGCGGCTGAAGAACGCCGCGCGCGAGGGCACCAAGGCGTCTTACGGCGTGACCTATCCGGCGATCGGGCTGGAGGCGACGCTGCGCACCGCCAAGGACCACCCGCACTGGACCGCGCCGCTGGGCGAGAACCAGGGCCGGGGTGTGGCCTGTGGCTTCTGGTTCAACTTCGGCGGCAACACCTGCGTGTCGCTGAACGTGACGCCGGACGGCACGGTGAACGTGATCGAGGGCAACCCCGATATCGGGGGCTCGCGCGCGTCGATGTCGATGATGGCGGCGGAGGAGCTGGGCGTGCCCTATGAGCGGGTGCGCACGGTGATCGCCGATACCGCCTCGCTGGGTCTGAACGACGTGACCGACGGCAGCCGGGTGACCTTTGCCGTGGGGCTGGCCACGATCGAGGCCGCCCGGGCCGCCAAGCGCGAGATGTGCAAGCGGGCGGCCATGGTCTGGGGCATCGACGAGGATGCGGTTGTCTGGGAAGACGGCGCGGCGCGGCCTTCGGGGCCGAATGCGGGCGATCACGACCCGATGACGCTGGCCGATATCGCCGCGATCGCCTCGAACACCGGCGGGCCGATCGCGGGCCATTCGGAGATCAACGCGGAAGGCGCGGGCGTGAGCTTTGCCACGCATATGGTCGATACCGAGGTGGACCCGGAAAGCGGTGCGGTGAAGATCCTGCGCTACACGGTGTTCCAGGATGCCGGCAAGGCGGTGCACCCGGATTACGTGGAAGGCCAGTTCCAGGGCGGGGCCGTGCAGGGCATCGGCTGGGCGCTGAACGAGGCGTATATCTATGGCGAGGACGGGACCCTGCAGAACCCGGGCTTCCTCGACTACCGCGTGCCGGTGGCCTCGGACCTGCCGATGATCGACACGGTGATCCTGGAGATCCCCAACCCCGGGCACCCCTACGGCGTGCGCGGTGTGGGCGAGACCTCGATCGTGCCGCCGCTGGCGGCGATCGCCAACTCGGTCTCGGCCGCGGCAGGGGTGCGGATGCAGGACCTGCCGATGTCGCCGCCCAAGGTGCTGAAGGCCATTCAGACCGGGTGA
- a CDS encoding FAD binding domain-containing protein, with product MNYQAPTSLDAAVDILAGAKGDCRILAGGTDLLVRMHSDMADPDTVLDIKRIDSLRTISQEDGGWRIGAAVPAAEMGENDGLVADWPGVVEAANLIGSTQIQGRCTIAGNLCNASPAADSVPALVAAEAVARVVGPDGIRDIPVEEVPEGPGKTSLKPGELVASIFLPARPERSGDAYLRFIPRTEMDIAVVGCGISLTLDASGNCVAARVALGAVAPTVILVPEAAEALVGTSVDEDALAKLAAACSAAAKPIDDKRGTAEYRVHMAGVLARRAAVIAKKRAGGAA from the coding sequence ATGAACTACCAAGCCCCAACGTCACTTGACGCGGCGGTGGATATCCTCGCGGGCGCCAAGGGCGATTGCCGGATCCTCGCCGGCGGTACCGACCTTCTGGTGCGGATGCATTCGGACATGGCCGACCCCGACACGGTGCTCGACATCAAGCGGATCGACAGCCTGCGCACGATTTCTCAGGAAGACGGGGGCTGGCGCATCGGCGCAGCGGTTCCTGCTGCGGAAATGGGCGAGAATGACGGGCTGGTCGCGGACTGGCCGGGCGTGGTCGAGGCCGCGAACCTGATCGGGTCGACCCAGATCCAGGGACGCTGCACCATCGCCGGAAACCTGTGCAACGCCTCGCCTGCCGCGGACAGCGTGCCCGCGCTGGTGGCCGCCGAGGCGGTCGCGCGTGTCGTGGGCCCGGACGGCATTCGCGACATTCCCGTCGAGGAGGTGCCCGAGGGGCCCGGCAAGACCTCGCTGAAACCCGGCGAGCTGGTGGCTTCGATCTTCCTGCCGGCGCGGCCGGAACGGTCGGGCGACGCCTATCTGCGGTTCATTCCGCGCACGGAGATGGATATTGCCGTGGTCGGCTGCGGCATTTCCCTGACGCTGGATGCGTCCGGAAACTGCGTTGCGGCGCGCGTGGCGCTGGGCGCCGTGGCGCCGACCGTCATCCTCGTGCCCGAAGCTGCTGAGGCGCTGGTCGGCACATCGGTCGACGAGGATGCGCTGGCCAAGCTGGCCGCGGCCTGTTCGGCGGCCGCCAAACCCATCGACGACAAGCGCGGCACCGCCGAGTACCGGGTGCACATGGCCGGTGTCCTGGCCCGCCGCGCGGCTGTTATCGCAAAGAAACGCGCAGGAGGCGCAGCATGA
- a CDS encoding GSCFA domain-containing protein, with protein MADNPYASGQDYQFWRRAVSRTEAHLVDPVTHPKFTLSRDDRIATAGSCFAQHISKRLGALGFNYFVPEAGTGLSAEECARGQYGVFSARYGNLYTVHQLNQLFGEAMRGEQKHETVWQREDGRFVDPYRPTVAPEGYGSPEEVAAAREEHLGFVRKVFTEADIFVFTLGLTEAWRSTEDGAVFPLAPGVAGGAFDETRHEFHNFDIDETRAELAAFLDRLREVNPEVKVLLTVSPVPLIATYEDRHVLVSTNYSKSVLRVAAQAACDASDRVDYFPSYEIITGSPTGGMYFEDDSREVNSVGVAHAMRSFVGAYTEDGGDRADMGLGQEDAEAYQDVAGIICDEEEVDRSVSS; from the coding sequence ATGGCGGACAATCCCTATGCTTCGGGGCAGGATTACCAGTTCTGGCGGCGCGCCGTATCGCGGACCGAAGCGCATCTGGTCGATCCGGTCACGCATCCGAAGTTCACGCTGTCGCGTGACGACAGGATCGCGACGGCGGGCAGTTGTTTTGCGCAGCACATCTCGAAACGGCTTGGGGCGCTCGGCTTCAACTACTTCGTGCCGGAGGCCGGCACGGGCCTTTCGGCGGAGGAGTGCGCGCGTGGCCAATATGGCGTGTTTTCGGCCCGGTATGGCAATCTTTACACCGTTCACCAGCTGAACCAGCTTTTTGGCGAGGCGATGCGGGGCGAGCAGAAACACGAGACCGTATGGCAGCGCGAGGACGGGCGGTTCGTCGACCCCTACCGCCCGACCGTGGCGCCCGAAGGCTACGGGTCGCCGGAGGAGGTTGCGGCGGCGCGGGAAGAACATCTCGGCTTCGTCCGGAAAGTCTTTACCGAGGCCGATATCTTTGTCTTCACTCTCGGTCTGACCGAGGCGTGGCGGTCGACCGAGGATGGGGCGGTGTTTCCGCTGGCGCCGGGTGTGGCCGGAGGGGCGTTCGACGAGACGCGGCACGAGTTCCACAATTTCGACATCGACGAGACGCGGGCCGAACTGGCCGCCTTTCTAGACCGCCTGCGGGAGGTGAACCCGGAGGTGAAGGTGCTGCTGACCGTTTCGCCGGTGCCGCTGATCGCCACCTATGAGGATCGGCACGTGCTGGTTTCGACCAACTACAGCAAGTCGGTGCTGCGGGTGGCGGCGCAAGCGGCCTGCGATGCATCGGACAGGGTGGATTACTTCCCCTCTTACGAGATCATCACCGGCAGCCCGACGGGTGGCATGTATTTCGAGGATGACAGCCGCGAGGTGAATTCCGTCGGGGTGGCCCACGCGATGCGCAGTTTCGTCGGCGCCTATACCGAAGACGGTGGAGACCGCGCCGACATGGGCCTGGGCCAGGAGGATGCCGAGGCGTATCAGGACGTTGCCGGCATCATCTGCGACGAGGAAGAAGTGGATCGCTCGGTCTCGTCCTGA